The Arachis hypogaea cultivar Tifrunner chromosome 14, arahy.Tifrunner.gnm2.J5K5, whole genome shotgun sequence genome has a segment encoding these proteins:
- the LOC114925258 gene encoding nudix hydrolase 14, chloroplastic-like, translated as MKKLRNAIDSSLFKQWLHNLQSEIGILADGTLALRQVLILGVDMFGKRIGFLKFKADIYKPVPGIVFARGPAVTVLILLESDGETYAVLTEQARVPTGRIILELPAGMLDDDKGDFVGTATVDYKRPTYEEVENLQALLPREYNICQMQIGEMASIGTDNLNP; from the exons ATGAAGAAACTCAG GAATGCTATTGATTCCTCTTTATTCAAGCAATGGTTGCATAACTTACAAAGTGAGATTGGGATTCTAGCTGATGGCACCTTAGCTCTGAGACAAGTTCTAATTCTG GGTGTAGACATGTTTGGAAAGCGCATTGGGTTTCTCAAATTTAAAGCTGACATTTATAAGCCA GTTCCAGGTATTGTATTTGCAAGAGGACCTGCTGTGACTGTGTTGATACTTCTGGAATCAGATGGTGAAACTTATGCTGTCCTTACTGAACAG gcAAGGGTTCCTACTGGAAGAATTATTTTGGAATTGCCTGCTGGAATGTTGGATGATGACAAGGGTGATTTTGTTGGCACTGCA ACAGTAGACTATAAGAGACCAACCTATGAAGAAGTTGAGAACCTCCAAGCCTTACTTCCAAGGGAGTACAATATCTGCCAAATGCAAATCGGTGAAATG GCTAGTATTGGAACGGATAACTTGAACCCTTAA